Sequence from the Ziziphus jujuba cultivar Dongzao chromosome 9, ASM3175591v1 genome:
AGCCCAGAGGAGAGTAAACCTAATCAATTGAAATCGGAAATTCCTTCTTTGAGTCTGGATGAGCAGGTACTACATATTTATAAAGCTGTAATACACTATATACACTACATATTTGGATTAATATGGGAGGGGTCTGCAGCGATTTTCTGCTGAAATTTTGTTTCTGATTTTCTGCTGAAATTTTGTTTCCTATGTGGTTACAAAAATGTTGCCCAGTATAACCAGTTTGAAGTTGATGAAGAGGTTATTGCTAGTGCTTGGAATCCACCATAGATTTAATCTTCTATTGTGCAGGATATGCTGGAAACTGATGAAGTTGTAACTAATCATATATCTGTTCAAATGGAAAATTCTTCTGTTGAGCTTGATGAACAGGTATTCCTTTtgtcaaattaataatttaagcatTTAAGGTTGAACATGGACAGATGGTTGTCCCATTATGGGTTCTGATCCACTTTGATTGAGCTTATACTGTTTTCCTGCTAACATGGATGGAAATGGAATCTCTAGAATATCAAGGGTTTAGAATAATTGCTTGAAGTAactttttggtatattttttaatttttatgaggGAGCGATTCAAGTTCTTTTGATAGTatctatttgaaatattatatatatatatatatatatatgaatgtatataAAGTGAAATCTGAAGCTTATTGGCCAATACTCCGATCTAGAAACGGCTTTTAACTTAATTGTTTTAAGCTACGTGGTAATAAAGTCAATTATACTGAGGTTGGTCCAGCACTTTATCATGGCATTACATTAGAATTCTATGGGAACAAGTTCTTTTGTGGTGTTGCACATTTGTACTGCACTTTGTGCTACTACatcaatgtatatataataattacaatgAGTAATTTTTCCCTTACTGAACATGACTTGCCTGTAGGTATATCTGAAAAACCATAACGTTTGAGTGTTATCATGGGATACATGAACAAGACACATATCATAATTGATCATTTTCTAATATTGGGACTTACAGGACACACTGGATGATTTTGCCAACGCTTCAGGTTCAGAATTTGAGATTCCTGGAAATTTCGATGAGCAGGTATCTGTCTTTAGCAGTTTGGCATCAAGTATATAGGGGACTAATCATATATATAGGAGACTAACTGACTGTATGAGTTTGGCTGGGTTTAAGCTTTAAATGTTACTGGTTCAAGTTCATGAATACCAACCTACAGGTTCATGATGTTTATGACTGCAACATGGGCACTCACTGGCCTGGAACTTGACATCATGCGAGGGAACCGTGAAGTGCacatggtttaatttatttcgtCAGAATGGAGATCCAGTGCTAATTTCTTCCTGCTAACATTGGATTTCAAGATTATGGTTTTATGTTTATATCTATAGGACTTCCATAAGTTATTAGAGTTGCTAGACACCTGTTTCCCAATCTCTATAATGTGAATAAGTTCCTGTTTTCTATCATATTTTCCCCTTCGCTTCTTTCAGCATGTTGGACTTGTTTAGATTTGTATATTTTGGTTGGTCTTCACAAAatgccttttttgtttttttcacccCGGTGGAAAGAACACAACTTTGCTTTTGTCTTAACAGGGCTACtggtttcaaaaaaattttgatcataAAAAGTCAGCTGAATTTGGATAAAATTTCATACAAAATGAgagggaattttattttatatgaggaAGGGCGGAGAGGGAGGAAGCATGTGATATTGATTCttcttttggggtttgaaatttagGTTGGTGGTTTTTGGTTAAAATAACTCGCTTCCTTGCAGCATTTGAAAAGTAGCTTGTTTTGAAGAAgactttttttttggatgatatATCGTTGAAGCCTTGAGTGCTTCTATAATCACTAAAAGTGCTTCTACGaggatgaaattattttatgtattatttagcTAGAAGTAATGTACTTCTTGGTGATTATTAGTTGGAAGGTaccatttttgttgtttgtttgtcTTAGGAGAAGTACTCGATGGGTGTTTCTTATTTAAGTTCTGTAAAAGGAGAAGTTTTTGATACAAAAGCACTGCGACAAGTCGTTTAATATtgataagaaaaattaacaacaataacaagaaaacaagaaaaacgtCATCAAATTCGTGAATTTATCGATAGTTATCTGTGACTAACATTTTATATGCTAATTGTTTTTATCATCAATTTATTTgcaaaataatgtaataatatgttagtagtttaaaaattaatataagctAAGAAGATTAAgtatatcattaaattaaataaattagcaaaatttaatataaattgataaaataaagcACACCAGTTGATACCTAAAGATTAAGGAGTACGTACTGaaagctttttttgttttttgtatttttttggtttttttttttttttttttttttttttttttttttttggcttcctAAGAAACTAAAAGCATTTTTGGCTATCCGTAGATCCCCCCGTCCAGCATATTCAAATTTATTCAAATCCATGCTTTTGAAATATAAAGAGATGTTTGACTATTGAAGCTATTAAAATTACTTtgtttaaagaattaaaattactattgtTGAACATCTGAAGCTACTACTTTTgtttaaagaattaaaagtaTACTACTTTTgtttaaagaattaaaagtaTTATTGTTTAGGATTTgcttcctctatatatatatatatatatatatatacacaactcAAGGCATAAGggacagcaaagaaaaaaaaaaaaaaaactcaaattaaATACAGAAAGGAAAAGTAACCATTTATAAAGTCttataaatgttaaaattagcAAAAAGCCCCTCCATCTTCccatttcttattttcttttattggttCTACTTCTCTGTTATTACTATCGATTGTAATCTCTACCGacacatttttcttcttctactcAACACCATTTCCTCATCAACCGTCATTGTACGAAATTAAACCCTCTGCTCAAATTATGCAGACCTTCTctacacacaaaaaaaataaaaataaaaataaaaaaatctttcgGTTGGAGAAGTATTCGCAGTTTACTAAAAATACCCATTTTCAATTTCCGCAATAAGAACTCGCATCCATGGTTGTTAAAGCTTTTAAAGTAGCAATCTAATGCGCCACCATGTGAGTTATAAATAGTGTTAATATGGTGAACAGGTGAACAAAATTATCGAAAATGGGATATTAcaaaccaaaatccaaaaatatccAGTGAAATTCTCTTTAAAGATTACAAatagtgttggatccattcattAACCTTGAAAATTAGTTTCGATCCCTGTATctggtatttggaagcattacAATGTTTTATACCATATGTATGAAGTGtagtttagaaaataaaaaatttggagaATGTATTAAGTTATTTCGGTTTTATAAATAGAACTTCTCATTTTCTTtcctatttaaaaaacaatgaTTTGTCTAAATTGCACTGCTGAAACTAATTTATTGACATGGCATTATATTATGGTGACAACTTCATCCGGTGGTGCCAATTCCATTCCCCTCTCCATCacttataattaaacaaaattttgtgtttatttctcatatgaaaaaaataaacaatacataataaataatcagCTAAATCTCACCTTCTCCATGTAGGTgctgttatttatttgattctTTCCTCGCAAActatatcaaaataattttagtatCATCATATTAATTCTAATATTAGACCAACTTaactaatttaaatattgaGCCATATGAATAATGCACCCTATAAAAGTaattaggatttttattttttatggaaaaatataatgcttcaaacaattaaaaacaataaatataatgtTTGTTTTGCTAGATTTTTTGCaaaatgacaatatatatacatatatataaacccTAATATTGATATGCAACATTGAAGATTTTATGTTATGAGGAAATCTTAACTTCATGTCCAATATAGTTATTGGATGATATAATTTCAAAGCAAACTAAAGGGTTGGATGATATAATTTCAAAGCAAATTAAATTTTGCATGTATCAAATCACCgccagaacaaaaaaaatatttatatgttgatttttgttttataagatCAGTTTTgtagacaaataaatttaataaacgtttttgataaatcattttaattCTAATCATTAGATGAGGTTCATTCAATAGTTGAAAACTATTTCATACTGATGGATTCTAACttataaaagttaattttatgAATAACTGATTTATTAAGATAAACAATTATTGAACATTGaatatgaaaaatcaaaaattaaaatgatttgtCAAAAGCATTTATCAAATCTCTTTATATAAGGGAGTAGTctccttgttttttttatttgttttcagtaACATTTTCAAATCATTGAACGGTAAATGTCCCTaccattttttttaaccttatttTTAGAATTATCTTTAAACAAAATGTGAAAGGAGTTTTTGATAagttaaataataaaaggaGTGTGAATAAAGCTAATTTGAAATTGGATACTACAATCattgtgtaatttttttattttacatttttattattataaaactgttattatttatgttggAAATCTTCAGCAACCGCTATCACCACCTTCAAACACAAAAACCCACCCAAAacccaaaagaagaaaaggaaaggcaGAGAGAGTGCCAACTGCCAAGGCTATGTTGCAGAGAAGCCTGTTCTCATATGGTTGTTCGTGCCCAGTACCACTACCTCGGAAACCTCGATCCCGAAGCAATTTCTCATCCACTTCGTACCTCTTTGCCATGCCCTCATCCCACAAGCCGAACCTGCACAAGCAATGGCAGACAAAGCAACCcaagaaaaatggaaactttcTGGCCATGGCCGCCACTTATGAGGTTGGTGGAGGATACCCAGATGATGAATTAGATGTACAAGACAGAGACAGAGTTGCCCAGGAGCAAGGCAACCAAAAGTTGGATGCTTCCCAGTATGAAGCTCTACTCAAAGGAGGAGAGCAAGTCACTTCTGTTCTCCAAGAGATGATCACTCTCGTAGGTTCTCGTTTCTCTTCGTTTCATTAGCTTTTGTTTGgttttggttgctgagaaaacaGAGGAATTGAAAGTGGGTGGAGATTTGGATTATAACGtattcatatctatatatatatataagactcATTGGATTTATGCTTCTTTTATAATGGGTCCTAAGTGTTTGTGAAATTTACGAAGTCGAAAATTTATTTCGGTTCTTATATGTACCTCCTGtgcaatttatatgattttattttttctgttagtCTATATTAATCCTATTATTTGCGTAACTTGGTGAATTTGTATTATacagctattattattattattattatttgttttgtgaaTAGCTTTGGAATTTTTATACGTTTATTTGTGGATTTATGTTTGGGCTCAGATTATCCGGTGTGTTCCTTTTTTTCCCTTAAGATTTATATTCTATAGCAATTCATTATGCTTATGTTCCGATTAGGTGTAAGTATGGCCCAAAACGTTAGTAAAGCTTATGATTTTTCtgcttttttgaaattttttgttctgAGTGTCCAATCTTGGTAGCAATTAGCTCATCACTATTTCCAAAACTAAAAGAAATTTAGAGGGAAGGAATTCATCTTGTTCTATGATTAAGTCTAGGTACAAAAATTAAACATAGTAAATATGATTTATGACATCATGTCAATTTTTcacattaatttataaaatgggTTTGCGCTTTATTTCCAAAGCTAAAATATTTAGGTGAAGAACTAACTGAGACTATAATTGGTTATTAGGCTATTACTTCTACATTTATAGACTTCCTTGTATAGTTGTTGTTATATTTAGCAATCTCCTATCTATTCTTGGCAAGCAGCTTTCTTGTTCCTCTTTTCTTATTTCACTTCCTCATCATTCAATGCTTCCACTCTGCTGGTTTTTAAGCCGAAAATTCTCTAGACTATTTCTCATTGTGCTGTTGAAGTGGAATCTTAAATCTATCATTGCTCTCTTATACTGATTATAAGATGTATATATGTGGGTTCAGTTGGAAGATATGAGCATGGATGAAGCATCGGAAGAGGTGGCAGTGGAGTTGGCTGCACAAGGAGTCATAGGCAAGAGAGTTGATGAAATGGAATCAGGGTTTATGATGGCTCTGGACTACATGATTCAACTTGCTGAAAAGGACCAAGACGATAAGGTTCCATTTCCACttgttcattttctttatattagtTATACAAACCTTCTTCCAGTGTTAAGTACAATGTTTTTTAAATGCTTGCTAAGGTCTTATACTTTGAGCAGGGATGTATTgacttttagattttggtacTTTAAATTGACCTGATGCATTCAAAATACTTGTCATGACTCATGAAAAGGATGTAGTCTTGCTTCCTCTCATTTTGTTTATGCATGTAAAATTTATAACAGGCAAGTGGTTACATATTAGTTTTTATGGTACCTTACTGCCTTGTGGTTTGTCTGGGTAAAGGGTGGTTCAGGACTCTATCTGGCAGCTGTTTTACTACCACTCATTCTTGGTGGTTAATTTAACTTGTTTTTTATTGTCTATTTACAGCGTAAGTCATTATTGGAGGTGATAAGGGAAACCGTATTGTcacatttaacaaaaaaatgccCTCCACATGTAAGTACTTTTTCTTCTAACTGAATGCCTGGTTCTCCTTAACTTGATACtcttaaaaagttatggttaattaaatataacatctgTTTTCTAGGTACAAGTTGTAGGCCTCCTCTGTAGAACTCCTCAGAAAGAGAGCAGACATGAATTACTGCGCAGGGTGGCTGCTGGTGGTGGTGAGTTTAAAAGTGAGAATGGAACTAAGATTCATATTCCAGGggcaaatttaaatgaaattgccAACCAGGCTGATGACTTACTGGAGGTAATTACTAAAATAGCGCTGCATGGTATCATCTTCTTGATTCTTGTTGAAGCATTTCCCATGCTGTAAATTATATGGCTTATTATCCATAGCTATTCATTTTTTAGTTGAGGAACTGGTTTTGTTACAAATTGGAGTAGGTATTTGGCTTGGGTCATACTCTTTCTCTCCTAGTGCCCAATGTCAGTTGGATTAACACTGATAATCAGCATTTTCAGCTTACAAGCACTGTAGTTTTTGTACATGCATACTATGATGCATGAACATTTATTTGTTTCCCTTCAACAACTGAAATCTGTATTTGTTTGttcaatcattttatttttatcaatactCTTGAAGACAATGGAAACTCGGCCTGTTGTGCCGGATCGGAAATTGCTTGCGAGACTAGTTTTGATTAGAGAGGAAGCTCGAAACATGATGGGAGGTGGAATACTGGATGAGAGAAATGATCGTGGTTTAAATACTCTTCCTGAATCAGAGGTATGTAGGCCGATAATAAGCCTTTCTTAAAGTACGCCAGCTAAGCATTTTcgactttattttttaaaagaatatgaTCCATGAAATCATTATCATGTCTTGGCGGTGCAGGTGAACTTCTTAACAAAACTGGTAGCTCTAAAGCCTGGCAGAACTGTCCAGGAGATGATAAAAAATGTCATGCAAGGAAAAGATGAAGGTGCAGATATCTCTAGCTCTGTTGAGGAACGTACATCgggtaaaaaaatttcaagtggAATTGCGGGAAGGGTGAGTCAGTCCATAATTATCATGACTAAATTTATCCACGCGCACATACCCATATATGTACTCACTGAAGTGTTTGCAAAAAGTGATGCTATTTAGTACATTGACATGACTCATAATTACTAGGAGAGTATGACTGGACGAAAACCTCTTCCTGTGCGACCTGGCATGTTTCTTGAGACTGTCTCCAAGGTAAGAGCCACTCGATGCATGGGATTTACTTCTTGAGTTGTGATTCTGACCTGATTTATTCAGCTTATGCACTTGAAGATGTTTATAAGTACTGAATGCAAATTGGGAAACGCTTGgggaaatttttaattttattctaaacTTACTTTTTCATCTACTCAGTTTATATGGGTTGTTTGTGCTTGGACCACTCTTAACAgaacataattataattaatgtaaCCAGCAATTAAGATAAAGAATATCGTTCCTTGAAATTCTCAGGTCTTAGGTGGTATATATGCTGGAAATGTGTCTGGAATTACAGCACAACATCTAGAATGGGTGagtttcttttcttcttgatTCCCTTTCTTTTCAATAAgtattccttttttctttattcaaaGGGTTTAGTAAAGCATGTTCTAGAACATTTATCTTTTCAGCATCCCAAGTAAATTGTGTGTTGCCTAAATAGGCTTGTTACATCATTcccattatatatgttttttcttttctttcacgACCATTTTCTTGACCAAATGATTAACCTGTTCTTTGTCCTACATCCAGGTCCATCAGAAAACACTCCAAGTTCTGGAAGAAATAGCATTCTAGGTGTTTCATGTAGGTACCTAATCATCCATTCCCATACATTATAAATCCATTTTTGAAAATGTGAAGTTGGAACTGAAATTTGTGGGTTGAGTCTTGTGAATACCTCTCCTCCATGGTCTTAAGTTATCAGAGTATAAACCAATtgtcttaaaatttatatttttttggggtaaaataaTGATACATTTTCCTCCacccccaaaaacaaaaaagaaaaaaggaaaaatccctTCACACAAGTGAAGATCATTGTGAATAATATCTTCATGATTATACGAATCACCTACCAATGTACTCCAAATCATACTTTTTTTCCAAGAATCAACTGAAAAAATGATGAAGATTCACAGTCTAATTGACAAAAAGTGGGAATACCATGTGGCCGAAGGGTCCACAATACCAAGTTATTTTTTGACACTTGCATTAGCGTGTGTATAGGTGGACCTTGTAATGATTTGAATGCTATGCGAAGTAGAAGCAAACACAGCAAGGATATCTACGTATtctccaattatatatatgtacaggaCTTTGTTGCTCACGCCcacttggaaaaaaataaaataaaaagccttTGTTTTATTGCCTTAGTGTAAAGCAATTGCACAAATCAAATGTGAATAAAACTCTCTCACTGGCTTGGATTTTGCACCACGCCTTCTCTATCCTCTTGTCCCACATTGGTCTCTACCCACTGTCCCTCCTCATTCTCTTTTCTTATCAACCTCTTTGCTCTCTATAAAAACAATCTTCTtttaggaagaagaaagaaagaagaaaagcaaTTGCAATAAAAAGTTGATTTGCCCATCTGACCCATCTTTTTCAAATTAGTGCTTCACAACCATTCGAAATATGGAAATAATGACCCACATGTCTAATAAATACTCAatagtgaaaataaaataaaataggaaaacgTCCTCTTGGAGATTAAGAAGAGCTTGAATCATGGTTTATGACTTCTTTAATGAAAAAGGTGAATCAAACGTTGGTCTCTGatgatgtaattatatatattttgatgccttTTCACATGAGGAAGAGAAAAACTACATAATAAACGTGAGGATGGACTTCTTTTTTCTATGTGATTCGctcacatgcatatatatatatatatatatatatagatagattgattgaaaaagaaaaattaaaattgcagGCATTTCTTTTTCAATGCTTGAGTTTTGTGCTATAAATATATGGATTCAATCATCtggttgtttgatattgttTGTCATTTAAGTTGGGGATTTTGAGTGATGAGACTTGTGAATATTTGCAAATTTACTTTAATGTTTTGTGATCGATCAATAGCAATGAGGAAGATAAGAACAAGAGGAAAATACAATTCatgagaaataattttaaatgttagAGGCGGAAGATTTTGATGGGCACCCTTGGAAGACAAGGGATTAGGTTACTTGTCAACTCCTTTCCTTTTCAAAATCTaacttaatttttcacaaaaagACCATGCAACACCAAAACAGACTCAGAGATCCTTGCAGAACTAGGTCAAGATGCTATTCCATTGTACTGATTTGGATTAATCAAAATGGTGGGTCATACATGTTTTCCTTAGAGTTAAACATGGTAACAATTCTACTTAAAAACTTTTAACCAAGTTTGTTACCTTTTTctaattctaaaaataattggtttgtcaattattttcattgaaaagaATTTGTAGTTTGGGTTGTTTTAGATTATGAATATTGCAATAGCAATATTATGGACGataattttgtttatcaaattttgaagatGGTCAAATGATAAAATAGTACATGagatataatattaaaagataaatatgtgTAAAAGTAAatgaaatcatataaaaaagtgTGATAATCATGTTAACCGAATATAGCGACTAATATTGTTGGCAATAATAATCACCTTAAAAGCAAATTTATTTCAATGGATAGCTAAGATAGTAAAATGTCAATTATTCTTTTAAGACCATGATCTGGATTAAATCCATTTAGGTTGCATGTCTTTTAAAAGTACTTcctaaccaaaaaacaaaaggaaaattacCTTGAAGCCCTTGGATATACCATCAGAAAGGGATATACATTTTTCCTTAGCCTCCATTAAAATGGAAGGGTTATTTACAATTAATGTAGAAGTCAGTTTTAGAACCACTTATTGTAGTTAGTTTATAATCCATtgattgtataaatatatatatatatatatatatctatatatatatatattgggtgaTGATGATAGATAAAAGGACTGAAAATGGAAGTCTGTTAGATGCTGATGTGCCGTCTAATGAATACCTAAAAGTTTTCTGCTACCATAAATCTTGTCTCCTAGCTTATATTGGCATCAACAGCTTTGCTTTACTACAAACTTGTAGATCTACTACAGAACATATTTACAGAAGCTATTTTgaccaaaaacataaataaataaataaaataagcatatatatatatatatatatatatttacagagGGAGGCCATTATTATGTCTCGCTTCCCAACCAGAATAAAACCACAAAACTAGGCAGATCTATGTCCATTTACTTGTACTATTTCTACCAAGCATCCAAAGATGGAGCTAGAAAGTTTGGCACTAGGATTTCCAAtattgctttatttttatttacatttttatagaGAAAGGGGAAACAATGTGAAATTGAGTTAATTAAGATTCTTGATGACCACCAAAACACATGCCACTGGCATT
This genomic interval carries:
- the LOC107427716 gene encoding protein PEP-RELATED DEVELOPMENT ARRESTED 1, chloroplastic, producing MLQRSLFSYGCSCPVPLPRKPRSRSNFSSTSYLFAMPSSHKPNLHKQWQTKQPKKNGNFLAMAATYEVGGGYPDDELDVQDRDRVAQEQGNQKLDASQYEALLKGGEQVTSVLQEMITLLEDMSMDEASEEVAVELAAQGVIGKRVDEMESGFMMALDYMIQLAEKDQDDKRKSLLEVIRETVLSHLTKKCPPHVQVVGLLCRTPQKESRHELLRRVAAGGGEFKSENGTKIHIPGANLNEIANQADDLLETMETRPVVPDRKLLARLVLIREEARNMMGGGILDERNDRGLNTLPESEVNFLTKLVALKPGRTVQEMIKNVMQGKDEGADISSSVEERTSGKKISSGIAGRESMTGRKPLPVRPGMFLETVSKVLGGIYAGNVSGITAQHLEWVHQKTLQVLEEIAF